ACCctatttttatagtggggaatgCACGATCGACAACCCTGACGTACTTACATTATACGCTGAAATTTAAGTTCTTCACCATATCGGGCGCCTCTCCCTCCGTGACATTTAATACCTTGTATGTAGACGAGCTCTCGTATTTTATTCTCGAAAGCATTCATTACACGGTCTTTTGTAgattaatctaaataaataaaatttatgtgtatgtttgtaatatcaaaataatagttttaattattggaaAAAAACATAGGTATAAGGTACcccaattgtttatttctataggtcattattttatttatttatttatttattctttattgcacttaattaacattaaaggCAAAGAAAggagacaaataaaacttacatctAAGCACAAcgggcggtcttatcgcttagagcgatttcttccagacaacctcgTCATTACATAAATAGAGTTGAACATTCTaatgtaatttcaaaatttcatactTATCCACtgatattatgaatgtaaaggtttgatatttatttgtctttctttcacttCGCAACGGAGAGATTTTATCagatgatttttgtgtctggagatagtcaGAAGGCAAGATAGTAACATACTACTTATTACCTTATTATTGTCATTCCCATATCGTATGACTGCGCGGGCGAAGTTGATGACGGGaagctagtcctactaatctatcctgatattataaagctgatgagtttgtttatttgtttgttgaatGAATTGAATCTCAGGAACTGGTCCACgtacatgtatttttaaaacgaaaaagtTTGTCAGTATGGATggttgtttgttactctttcacgcgaaaacagcttagtACATctacgaaatttggtacaaagataaattatattctgtaTAAGCACATAGTATTTCTAatcgggtaccacgcgagtaaCGCTGCGGGGTATAGCTATTTAGATAAATCTGGACAAACTTTGGAAGATAAGATATGAATCGTAAATTACATACAGTtatgttatcaaaatattaataaaacgctGAAGGAAGATTGCTCTGATAGAATTTAACTCAAAGAAAGCATAccataatttttgaaaataaattaattgcattCAATGATTCCTCTTCCACCAGGGAATTGAACTCACCAATAATAAAAGTGTACATTCTGTAATTTTATCGCATTAATCGTCAGAATCAATTATAAGGTTGAAATCTCTCAAACTTGAAAATCATTGACTGCATAAAAACGAATTGACTGCATAAAAACGAATTGACTGCATAATATGCACACTAAAGGgcacaataaacaatattttctttcaccAAAGGAAAgacaagtttttttaattaaaaaaaaaattggtcaaaGTCGAGTCATCTTTGCCTCACATTTCGGTCAGAGGGTGACATGACATCCCCTTGTGAAGCCCAAACAAGTGAAAggtataatgatataaaagtgAGGTGCACGCGCGCAGCGCCTCCGACTTGACGAAATGGCGGTGGTAGCGCGACTGGTATGTgctttttaatctatatttgttaaaaagttattttaagaaGGTTCTACTTAtcgtttttaagaaaaaaacattcgcGCTTAAATTTGACAGATgacaattctttttttttttaatttattgtacgtaatttttattaaagttaatcgatatacgtaatatatgagacaattattaaaattaatattatttaataaaaaattttagagatattttattcaaaaagtgtaatattaatagttctttaatcatttatgaattttataataactaatataatatataggtatttttataattccacCACCGCATGATtgattgatatatataatattgtatgtttattagtGAAACAAGTATATTTTGCAAAgccaaaatgtaataatttgtgTGGTGATAAGTGATAAGTGTTATCAGTGGTTCGGACTTGACTAACTGCGCGTGTAAGTGAagtgtattgttttatgaatattacggacttttttttgaaaatggaagagaataaattgtgttaataaaataacaatttgtgATTGCACAATATTGAAACATATATAAGGGGTAAAAATGTCTCTGATAGTCTATGTAACGCAGGTACCATAATTATTACTTCAACTGACAGATAAGGTAAACAGAACATATCCAGAATATATGAAGTCGGATATTCGTCTGATAATATTGTTCATTAAaagaagtatttaattttaacaaatatgtatttctgactattaaagatattttgaCCCCATATAAAATTCTCAGTTAGATGTAACTAATGCAAAAAATACGGAAGAATTGATAAACTACACCTTTTCTTGAAGTCGATTGAAAGCAATGTGGAAAGTTATTCTCAAGCTCTCCCCTTACTTTATCGCGTATTTATAAAGCGTTCCTGGAGTTTTGTTTCGGCTCCAAAAATATCATccttttctaaaataaaaaaaaaaacaaaaattcatcGAATTCCACTCAGCCGTTGTGACGTAAAACAAACCATGCATATAGCCCGTGATGTTAACCATGATTCGATATAATCTTGCTTTCTAAAGCGTttatcataacaataaaatctcgtgaaataaaaatcataatcggctactagtatttaatttcgCTTAGAAATCATGCATGGAATTTAGACCCTAACGATTAAGATTTCTATAAcaattacacatttattacatCATGTTACACCGATTAGTAGTATTACTTAGATATATGTCTGCAATACAACACagactaataaaataacgatctgaattaatttgaaatcctTACGTTGCATATTCTACAATTTTCCATAACATTCAGCTCTTGTTGACAGAAGTATTCTTTCTTTACAATTTCAGTGAACTTGGAAAAACTTATCTGAAATTAGAAATACTTGTATATAAACGTTCccaatctaaaaaaaaaacgcattcaaacattatataaaaatcctatatatagtatacaatcaaacgaaaaataaaattcgtttTATTGCCATAAATAACAGATTGTATCAAGCATAGATTATAGAATGCGGCCAGTATTTATGGATATTGAGCATAGATTATActagttatttatgtatagaaATACACCGCTCACAGACAAAGCCGTGTATTGCAAATAGAGAAACAAAAGTATGAAATAGTAAATGTATTGCAAGAATGACCTTCTACGCAATAGGCCCACCTTGTTAGTTATTCGTTCCGGACTATTTACCTAATGTACTTTACTCAATTCCAATAAGTGTCTGTCTTCAATTGAGTGTCAAAGACCCTGTACTATGTGGCTGTGGCCTGTGTGACATTTTAATGTCTTAAAAAAGAGGCTATTCCATTTGGTAGCATTGagggcagcgcattcgtagGTACACGCTTACCaccaagcgaaccaccagctcaattgcccgctatgacataaaaaattttcgCCATGACCTCCCAGATTTACCAGACTTACATAGATAAGTTTCAATAACCATTTTTCCATTGTACTCTATCATGGGTTTAGCTCGGTTCATATCTTTCTGGctttattacaatttgatatatatatttcaattggtTTAAGACCTACAACtcttcttaaattttatacatacattaaattgtACTGATACAATGCATTAATTccgttgtatttttaataattctttgacGTTACATACATCCATAGAAGTTTAGCTATCCTactaactaaaaaaatattaatattttcttttttgctGTCGCTACCTACTCCCaatgatacaatttaattgCTGTCGGTACACGAAGTGAATGTAGCACGTGCCGCACGAGACAGCTTCATTCAATGTCAGTTGCAAATACTTCAGCgttgttttatgaataacgTGTGATAATCGCTTCAATGGAAACATGACATTAACTggattattcaataataaaacaattattagaaaataagcacttgaatatgtttaatcaaaaggaacagacaaaaaaaaaacttaatgctttgaatttttacaatacaagTAATCATTAAATCGATCATTTCGTTATTTCGCGctgatataaatgtatacgtctacgatatttatatatacgtatacatataatataaataataatttttaatcgttATGTATTGTAGCCTATTATATAAGCCAGgttgcttataaataaacaattatacaataaaacataaatatttatttctcaattaAACTTTGTAGATGCCATCGTGATTATCGCTTTAAATCATTTAGTTCCCTAACaacttatgtttaatttatatgtaacacgaataattacttatcagaaaatcatttattactttatccACGATTTaacttttctaaaataaagtcATGGTCATAAACAAGTAGttactaacaaataaattaaatctacgCTGTCTTTCAGCAATTTGATAGTCCttccattttataataatcgtcttttcttttaaactttaaaaacggTTTCCAATCGGcagattttttgttatttctgaACTTTGACTGGATTAACCTATtgacgatatttttatattacaagctAGTGTCTCTCTTGTGGTCCCTTTTTAATTtccagttctgacaatttgaaagtgGTTTGGGTTTtggtaaaaacaattatttatgtccAAACCCCGGAAAGTTTTAGCTGTCTCACGAacaattattaactttatgaAACCATTGCAATAACAAGTGAACGGCGGTCAAACCGGGCCTGTCCTCTAAACACCGCCCTTTGTGCTATaactagttttataaaaataagctatGTATTTTCTGCTGTCTCATTTAGACTTCCTGGATACAAAAATGATTGGTTGatctaaaaacaaatattttcatgatatgatgagttttatgttaaaattgtaacaCATTTTTCCTCTACGTTTACGTTGTGTTTGCTAAAGCGCCGCGCGAaatattcgaattttaaaatttgacaatTATTCTTATGTTGCAATAAATGAAGAATTGATTTTCtcttctttaaaaaatctcatgtataaagcatttcaatggtataaaattagaagaattaaatcacaaaaaaaaatacaaaaagaaacgaTTCTGTTAGTTGTCACCATAGACTTTACGTTTAACAATTTTGTCAAatcttttgtaaataaatagaaattttcaagtctaataaatattgagttgaattacgtataataaaaactatacctACGTAACtacgttatttataactaagtTTGTAACGAAATCGGCTGGTGACCGTTAAAGTAACTATATTACGATGTACTAACACGTAAACTAAGTTAACCGTGACTAGTTGGATTCCAAGATGTCTTACATCATCTTATAGAAATTGGCGAAATtcctatatcctactaatattataaatgcgaaagtttgtaaggatgtgtgtgtttgttgatctttcacgcaaaaactactgaaccgattgcaatgaaatttggtacgtagacagctggacaactggaataacatataggcaactttttatcccaatattcctacgggatacggacttacgggggcgaaaccgcggggcgtagtattatatatatcaaaaccCTCGCAGCATCACTCAATGGACAGCAAACGATATATAAGTTTGGGTCAATGGTACTCTGTCAAGCACGTTACTTGGTACCTATAAATGgtacatacaaataacatttttttttatttccgtCCACATTCCAGTAAGAACATTGGGACTCAAAGGAAAGACATTGACGCGAGTGAAACTGTGGGACGCAACTAGTgatgtaaaaagtttttatatgaacTTTTTTATTGCGTAAGTAGGGTAACTATTATAGCAGAAACACCAATTTAGGcacaaattatacatttgcACTCTCATATGCAACAACTTCTTtctatcttttataaaaagaatttaattaatccaaACTAATACTTTAAAGAGAAAACATTGCGTaagcaggtgaaaccgcggggcgcagctagtttcattcatatattttaattataagtgtaTTAAATTCACGCAATGTAATTGCGAATTAAACATTTCCACACAATGTGAAGTAATATGACGAAAACACTGCAAGTAGCTTCTAGTTTTCTAATTGCGCGGGAAAATagaaaatcgaaataaaaattgtatatacatCGAGCTGTATTTTGGAAGATTCGGAATTCTATAAAGGAATTTCGATTTACCCGCGTAATTGGAAaactagaatatatatatatatatatatatatatatatatatatatatatatatatatatatatatatatatatatatatatatatatatatatatatatatatatatatatatatatatatatatatatatatatatatatataaacgaccgcttctatatatttagttacCAAAGataccaaattattattataactaaaccactataataatatacgacGATATTACTAAAGtggttaaattataacaataattcgGTATCTTTTAAACCAACAgctatgttaaattatataaaaaaatactataagttCTTGAACTAACTGATAACAAAGCATAGAAATagctattttataagaaaattaagacttatgtaataaaactgCAAACAAGGTCAAATTTCACTTACAAATTATCATTTCGGAAGGTTGTACACACTGTCGTATTGCGGATATTTAGAACTATAAACCTTTGAATATTTGCAATAAGTGGGACAATTGCGACAATTGTATTTGTAACGAGCAGtgcgccccggcttcgctcgtggtacatatattataacctaTGTCACTTATTAAAGACTAGACGCATgacggctccgcccggatatcaagattcctatttAGAGTATTTAATTGGGATtgaaagtatcctatcacccaagtcagctcacaacctgtctgtataccaaatatcatcaaaatccgttcagtagtttcagcgtgattgacggacaaacataacaaacaaactttcacatttatgatattagtgtgaagtgtgatagtgtgatgtAGCTCTCTAatggtaatataatttttgaaatcaattcAGTCGATTTCGTGTTTagacattacaaacatacatgcaaTAACTCGAATGTTTTCTCTTTAAAGTATTAGTttggattaattaaattctttttataaaagatagaAAGAAGTTGTTGCATATGAGAGTgcaaatgtataatttgtgCCTAAATTAGTGTTTCTGCTATAATAGTTACCCTACTTAcgcaataaaaaaagtttatgtaaACATTATACATCACTAGTTGCGTCCCACAGTTTCACTCGCGTCAATGTCTTTCCTTTGAGTCCCAATGTTCTTACTGGAATGTGgacagaaattaaaaaaaaatgttatttgtatgtacCATTTATAGGTACCAAGTAACTTGCTTGACAGAGTACCATTGACCCAAACTTATATATCGTTTGCTGTCCATTGAGTGATGCTGCGAGGactttgatatatataatactacgccccgcggtttcgcccgcgtaagtccgtatcccgtaggaatattgggataaaaagttgcctatatgttattccagttgtccagctgtatacgtactaaatttcattgcaatcggttctgtagtttttgcgtgaaagagcaccaaacacacacacatacaaactttcgcatttataacattagtaggatgttattatcattattagtTAGGTAATTACTTAAGTTtagtttaagtatttttaattgttaagtcGCTGACGCATTGGTTTGCAACCTGGCATGtgatttggataaataaaataaaatgaaataataaaaaacggtTATTTACCTATTACAAACAGAAactccaattttatttatacagattaaaaaacaattattactgAATATTGTGAGCACAGTTCTATAATGCATGTGGTTTATATTCTATGTTACAtgttaagtaatattattgtctttatatattatctgtattccAGGTTATATTAGCAATATGCGCGTGCGCAAACGCGCAGTATGCAGAGGAGCGCGCCCCGCGATACATCGCAACCGAATCGAAGACAGCGCCGCCGCCACCTGTTGCCATCctcaaacaaattaataggTAAGTAACATTATATTCCCTTTAGGTCACAGCGTgcctgagctggtggttcgcctgggTTCGcatggtaagcgaccaccaCCCCCCATGATTTtcgatatcaaataaattagctttaaaatcatattaaaattgagaaaaactgaaaacaataaagagtttgggtataattttgtttgaatcgataaatagatgttagaCTATAGAATCAGTTTATACAGTTAGGAATATAAAGATGGTAGAAGGTAGCAACACAACGCACTGGCCCCAGTCACTATCCCACAATCTGCACATTTCTGGTACACTTTACTGAGAAACtgtaacttattaaaaaaaaaataaaaaaatttcatttggaTAAAAACGTTACATCTGAATGTATATGAATCCTTAGGCTCCCGAACTAGTATAATACTGTGTCTCAGGAGCCAGAGGCTTCTCccaattttttcttataaatacgttcttatacattacaaaaattttataagaataatactatatatgataaaaatataatatatatgataaaaaaataacaaagcatCAAGGTAAGTGTATGTAAGTGCGTACGCGCGCGCgcgtgtttgtgtgtgtgtgtgtgtgtgtgtgtgtgttatggTTTGCCTTTCACTAAAACAATACACGTCATGTATTTATTGGAAGACTTGTGAGACTGGATGTAAACTTGgatgattattattgttgttattattattaacttgtaACAACCATATATGTTCGTTATATATACAACTAGCaatccgcccgcggcttcgctggCGTAGTCGCAAGAAAGATAGACCGTTCTGttcgatttccgggataaaaaatatcctatgcCCTTTCTCGGGTGTCAAACTATCTCCGTAcgaaatttcaacataatcggTTAGGCCGTTCTTTAGTTATAAacagtgtaactaacacgactttcttttatatatacatgtcGTTAACAGCCTAAATCTCaaagtaacaaatacatttcAGACACAATGAGGATGGTTCCTACACATACGGCTACGAAGCTGGTGATGGCTCCTTCAAGATCGAGACCAAGTCGCCCACGGGGGAGGTTAAGGGGAAATATGGGTACAAAGATGATACTGGCAaggtgagatttttttttatttttagcattCCAgcattattacttttaaatattcataacatttaacaaaagaaaacaatttatctGAAACGGGAATCTGACAATGCGGCcacttaatttatacaaaattcaatttaaacatttcgcTTGCAAATACTTGATGTCAGTAcctattaaatactatatgatgtttatatgcatatataattattagaatagaatgtcaattctatatttttttttgaagttgtgATGAGCCATTAGAGTTGTGATAATAGTAAATTGCGACAACCCTAGAAGTGTTCTATAGTCTATAGTCTAAACtctaaacttatattataaaaaggaatcacttgtatttttgtgtgttatgTTTTCGCACGAAAACCACTGGGtcgattacaaaaaaaatacaacacgagaaagctgcatcttttATGAGTAGGCTTCGGCCAGCCGTGTAGGCCGTgtctatctatctatgtaagatttccccacttaaaaaagaAGGCTTCGGCCAGCCGGAGGAAGTGGTAGTTAACAATattctaaaacaaaaacatctcTTATTTCCCACTAgggctattaaaaaaaacgtaaatacattatatttctttcatactataataatatatatataagagtgCTTTGTTGTAATTACAGTTAAGAGTCATTGAGTACGGAGCCAACAAGTATGGTTTCCAGCCAGCCGGTGAAGGCATCACAGTCGCGCCACCCACTCTCGTCGACGAGTCCACCAGGGACGAGGGCTTGAGACCCAGCAAGTCTCAAGtatgaatgttataaatagactatatttaaagaatatctAAGAATTTTGTTGTGTACTTGGAAAAGATTAATGAGTGGTTTAGTAAAATTTGGGTTCATTTAATTAcgacaaaatgttttataatttttatattaatcaaaaaagcatttttatttcaagcaatgtacattaataaatCCATTAAAGGGGAGGCCTTCTCCTAAacctctatttttattttaaatatattatataacaggaAAGCTTACTTCATTTAAGAAAAACTCCCATATTATATCATTCATGACTCTTCCCAGCAGGGAGGCCGCTCGCAATACCGCGCGCCGGCCCAGTCCATCGACTACGACTACGACGAGCCGGCGCCCCGGCCCGCGCCCCGGCCGGCGCCCCAGCAGTACcggcccgcgcccgcgcccgcgccccaGTACCGGCCCGCGCCCACGCCCGCGCCCCAACAGTACCGACCGGCGCCTCAGCCACAGCAGTATAGGCCGCAGCAGTCAGCGCCCACGCCACCTAAGGTATCTTATATTTTGCAGCtataagctatttttattttctgctAAAACAAATACTATATTACACTAATAGCTTTCAAACTGaaaccttatttatttactattttacaatctaatttaataataaacaattataaaccCGCTTATAGTTTAGCAGTATGCTCGCTTCGTTTTTCTTTTAccgtggttgcctggaagagatcacttctaagtgataaggccgtcaaacaaattgtacactttattataataatcatttttatcaatatttttaagtttccttctatgtacaatcttgttgaagagttaaataaataaataataacaattcatgaaaatatacttacacGAGGTCATATCTATTAATTCAATAGACTTATTAAAGACGCACttactgtatgtttgtatgtaaccggaTCCTTGAAATTcagcatatttatttcacaaatctCTCATTAACATGTGGTATTAAGTTATTTAGACTACATTTATGTAGCCAATGTAtgataatactagctgcgccccacggtttcacccgcataagtccgtatcccgtaggaatatcgagataaaaagttgcctatgtgttattccagttgtccagctgtctatgtaccaaatattTCAgctttgaaacaaaaaagtgGTCGttctttaatatacaaaacgtGCTTTGGTTTACTAAAATCGTTTTATACTGAACCTGCGAGTCACAGAAAtatgacaatattatattatttgcaaaaCTTAAATTTGGTAAAGTGATTACTGACTTTTAAATGTCTCCCcttgaccacgctcgctgtaaagtgttcgaaacgtcgggttaataataaataaatataatgaataaatcgcgtttaaaatccgtttaaaagtctttaatttctaaacatttagaaattatatatataacaattgcGGAAAAtcaacacaataaataatagtttaaaaaaactaaaaaacacgctttttatagaaaaccgaactaaaaaatagaaaataaatttcaatgaatataaattaataatagtgtgagtaaaaaaaaaatattttattttaaaaaaagcgtgtttatgatatttaaaagatttatacatttgtaggtatataaacaaatcttGATAAAACAGTTGCCAATCCGCATTTGGTCACCATGTTAGATTATTGTCTAAATCTTCAtgtaggaaaaaaaaaactagtaaCTACTACTAACATGCAGCACAGACAAACTGGACAAATTCTGGTTGTTTGAGTTCGATTTTTCGCCATGTTTGACTAAACAAaattcaacatattttttgttcaatttctaaaaatttataaaacaagccTCAACAATTGCCAGGCAAAAGATCGCTTATAAGCGGTAAGACCGCCTGTTTAACATTCATGGTcactttcttttttgtttcctTTTCTAATTAAATCTGTGATAAATAAAGTGCagcggtggctcagtggtgagaacctcggaattcaaaatcgataagtcagggttcgagaccgagcgagcgcgtaggaaataaattaatttttcaatttatctgcgcatgcagataacatcaccacttcttgaaacggtgaaggaaatcatcgtgaggaaaccagcaTGTCCAAAAAgcaaagttcgacgacatgtgacatctgccaacccgcattaGGCCAGCGTGGATTATgtcctgaaccctcataggaggcccgagtcccagcagtgggaacatatatatgggctgatgatgatgtgtattgtatatattatgatgatgaagtGTATTGTATAgtcttgttttatattgtctGATTATTTCCATCTCCCTCCCAGCCGCAATTCTTCGCGGGAGCAGCGCCAGCGCCCGCAGAGGACAACTTCTTCAGCCCGGAGCCGCAAGCGAGGCAGCAGCAGTACAGACCGAAGCAGGACTTCAGACCCGCGCCGCAGCCGCAGCAGTTCTCGCAGCGACACACAGAGGTCAGGCTTGGCATGAGAATGTAGTTTCGTTTATTTACTTCAGGGTCACTGATTAGTTGTAGGTTTTTGTAAATTCcattaaatctataatttgAGTACAACCGATCACGgttttttagcttttttttatgtcatatcggggcatctgagctggtggttcgcctgatggtaagcgatcaccaccgcccatgaacatccATAGAGGTcgtacctctgcgaatgcaaTAACCGCTTTGAGGGGTAAGGGACGAGGAAAAGATTTTTGACTGGAGAAAAGGaatggaatgggaagggtcaggaaaaggaaacgggcctccggttATATACGATTACTTTGGATTTTCCTATTCCAAATGAATAAACCTAAAACCTGTGTAATGTTCATTACCAACATCTATAACCATTTTTCTAACATAATTCACAATTACCAGGTGGACTTCAACCAGGACTTCGCCCCGTCCGCCCCGCAGCCCCGCTTCCCCCCCTCCAACCAGTTCCCCCCCNNNNNNNNNNNNNNNNNNNNNNNNNNNNNNNNNNNNNNNNNNNNNNNNNNNNNNNNNNNNNNNNNNNNNNNNNNNNNNNNNNNNNNNNNNNNNNNNNNNNNNNNNNNNNNNNNNNNNNNNNNNNNNNNNNNNNNNNNNNNNNNNNNNNNNNNNNNNNNNNNNNNNNNNNNNNNNNNNNNNNNNNNNNNNNNNNNNNNNNNNNNNNNNNNNNNNNNNNNNNNNNNNNNNNNNNNNNNNNNNNNNNNNNNNNNNNNNNNNNNNNNNNNNNNNNNNNNNNNNNNNNNNNNNNNNNNNNNNNNNNNNNNNNNNNNNNNNNNNNNNNNNNNNNNNNNNNNNNNNNNNNNNNNNNNNNNNNNNNNNNNNNNNNNNNNNNNNNNNNNNNNNNNNNNNNNNNNNNNNNNNNNNNNNNNNNNNNNNNNNNNNNNNNNNNNNNNNNNNNNNNNNNNNNNNNNNNNNNNNNNNNNNNNNNNNNNNNNNNNNNNNNNNNNNNNNNNNNNNNNNNNNNNNNNNNNNNNNNNNNNNNNNNNNNNNNNNNNNNNNNNNNNNNNNNNNNNNNNNNNNNNNNNNNNNNNNNNNNNNNNNNNNNNNNNNNNNNNNNNNNNNNNNNNNNNNNNNNNNNNNNNNNNNNNNNNNNNNNNNNNNNNNNNN
Above is a genomic segment from Zerene cesonia ecotype Mississippi chromosome 19, Zerene_cesonia_1.1, whole genome shotgun sequence containing:
- the LOC119834376 gene encoding skin secretory protein xP2-like, whose product is MAVVARLVILAICACANAQYAEERAPRYIATESKTAPPPPVAILKQINRHNEDGSYTYGYEAGDGSFKIETKSPTGEVKGKYGYKDDTGKLRVIEYGANKYGFQPAGEGITVAPPTLVDESTRDEGLRPSKSQQGGRSQYRAPAQSIDYDYDEPAPRPAPRPAPQQYRPAPAPAPQYRPAPTPAPQQYRPAPQPQQYRPQQSAPTPPKPQFFAGAAPAPAEDNFFSPEPQARQQQYRPKQDFRPAPQPQQFSQRHTEVDFNQDFAPSAPQPRFPPSNQFP